In Sander lucioperca isolate FBNREF2018 chromosome 21, SLUC_FBN_1.2, whole genome shotgun sequence, the following proteins share a genomic window:
- the kcnh6a gene encoding potassium voltage-gated channel subfamily H member 6a isoform X3 — MPVRRGHVALQNTYLDTIIRKFDGQNRKFVIANAQMKNCGIIYCNEGFCQMFGFARAEIMQQPCTCQFLVGPGTMKSALAQLAQALLGSEERKVEILYYDKEGTCRPCLVDIVPVKSEEGLVIMFILDFQELIDPTLKKSGLRQRVTQGLFYCQNRRLKMRLPVLRSFRQSSLSKDQFEGVVVDYLQPNSEEVPLKEFRIPSKESCMQSETEALIEQDLDPPSPAVQSSTKRRSLLTDRLDPGNAFPRGTLPRSCSRDSVRSLRRASSLDDIDGMRAEWSSQPGDSRANSSECLMDTASTSVGIRDRKPSTLNSTSDSDLMRHRTISGIPQVTLTFGTDRMRPPSPTEIEIIAPSKIKDRTQNVTEKVTHVTQVLSLGADVLPEYKLQAPRIHKWTILHYSPFKAVWDWIILLLVIYTAIFTPYSAAFLLNEVEEERRRTCGYTCNPLNVVDLVVDVMFIVDILINFRTTYVNHNDEVVSQPGRIAQHYFKGWFLIDIVAAIPFDLLIFRSGSEEPQTTTLIGLLKTARLLRLVRVARKLDRYSEYGAAVLFLLMCTFALIAHWLACIWYAIGNVERTGSARIGGMKIGWLDNLADQIGKQYNDSDIASGPSIKDKYVTALYFTFSSLTSVGFGNVSPNTNPEKIFSICVMLIGSLMYASIFGNVSAIIQRLYSGTARYHTQMLRVKEFIRFHQIPGGLRQRLEEYFQHAWSYTNGIDMNAVLKGFPECLQADICLHLNRSLLQNCRAFRGANKGCLRALAMRFKTTHAPPGDTVVHSGDILTALYFISRGSIEILRDDVVVAILGKNDIFGEPISLYGRPGKSSADVRALTYCDLHKILRDDLLEVLDMYPDFSDMFWNNLEITFNLRDADRIHQPTQGRESECGYRRTRHRRSSLRRRNRPDGMDREDSYPNQSCPMANHQGTMAGSLWEDLCSSASICSQSSDEEMKPMGQSNGELYPTRGDTRDYPPAAVNLLPHSGPSAGMGPPVDPGGPQYSAAAPINMPGLYDYWPDRRASQFSDSQRRLSSVRASFHPPPCAEDRPSELESRLELLQSQLNRLETRMTADINVILQLLQRQMAPVPPAYSAVSPSPHPPHPTTLYSTATPTIHTVPPIQPVPIDSTASLLKSPDSDFNHKSKDSLSSGIHLTVASDDTMSMSPEADPPHLHSVDLTPPKLSGALEPLGLLCASQRFPSLPEHLEISTEMQEVQRHFSDPVLPGS; from the exons ATCGCAAGTTTGTGATTGCCAACGCCCAGATGAAGAACTGTGGCATCATCTACTGCAACGAAGGCTTCTGCCAGATGTTTGGTTTCGCCAGGGCGGAGATCATGCAGCAGCCCTGTACCTGCCAGTTCTTGGTGGGTCCAGGCACCATGAAAAGCGCCCTGGCCCAGCTTGCACAGGCCCTGCTCGGCTCCGAGGAGCGCAAGGTGGAGATCCTCTACTACGATAAGGAAG GGACCTGTAGACCGTGCCTGGTGGACATTGTCCCTGTAAAAAGCGAGGAAGGCCTTGTCATCATGTTCATCCTCGACTTCCAGGAGCTGATTGATCCTACTCTCAAGAAGTCAGGCCTCAGGCAGAGAGTCACCCAAGgacttttttact GCCAGAATCGCAGGTTGAAGATGAGGCTGCCAGTTCTGCGGTCCTTTCGACAATCTTCACTTTCCAAAGATCAGTTTGAAGGAGTGGTAGTGGACTACCTGCAG CCAAACAGCGAGGAAGTCCCCCTCAAAGAGTTTCGGATCCCGTCCAAGGAGAGCTGCATGCAGTCTGAGACAGAAGCCCTGATAGAACAGGACTTGGATCCTCCCTCCCCTGCAGTCCAGTCCTCCACAAAGCGGCGCTCCCTGCTGACAGACCGCCTGGACCCTGGCAACGCCTTCCCTAGGGGGACGTTACCTCGAAGCTGTTCTCGGGACAGCGTCCGCAGCCTCCGACGCGCCTCGTCACTGGATGACATTGATGGCATGAGGGCAGAATGGAGCAGTCAACCTGGAGACTCCCGAGCCAACAGCAGTGAGTGTCTGATGGACACTGCAAGCACCTCAGTGGGAATTAGAG ATCGGAAGCCCAGCACTCTGAACTCCACGTCAGACTCGGACCTGATGAGACATCGGACCATCAGCGGCATCCCTCAGGTTACTCTGACCTTCGGCACTGACCGAATGAGACCTCCCTCGCCCACCGAGATTGAAATCATTGCACCCAGCAAGATTAAAGACCGAACTCAGAATGTCACCGAAAAGGTCACTCACGTGACTCAG GTGCTGTCTCTCGGTGCTGATGTGCTGCCAGAGTACAAGCTCCAAGCCCCACGCATCCACAAATGGACCATCCTTCACTATAGCCCCTTCAAAGCTGTATGGGACTGGATCATCCTGCTGCTGGTCATCTACACCGCCATCTTCACACCGTACTCGGCTGCCTTCCTTCTTAACGAGGTGGAGGAAGAGCGGAGGAGAACCTGCGGCTACACCTGCAACCCGCTCAACGTGGTGGACCTGGTGGTGGATGTCATGTTCATCGTGGACATCCTCATCAACTTCAGGACCACCTACGTCAACCACAACGACGAGGTGGTCAGCCAGCCGGGACGCATTGCGCAGCACTACTTCAAGGGCTGGTTCCTCATCGACATCGTGGCTGCCATCCCCTTCGATCTGCTCATATTCCGTTCCGGGTCTGAGGAG CCTCAGACAACCACTCTTATTGGATTACTGAAAACAGCCAGACTGCTGAGGTTAGTACGAGTGGCAAGGAAGTTGGACCGCTACTCAGAATATGGAGCTGCTGTCCTTTTCCTTCTCATGTGCACCTTTGCCCTCATCGCTCATTGGCTGGCCTGTATCTGGTATGCAATCGGCAACGTGGAGCGCACAGGTTCTGCCCGCATCGGAGGCATGAAGATCGGCTGGCTGGACAACCTGGCTGACCAGATTGGTAAACAGTACAATGACAGTGATATAGCCTCGGGGCCCTCAATCAAGGACAAGTATGTTACAGCCCTGTACTTCACCTTCAGCAGCCTGACCAGTGTGGGTTTTGGGAACGTCTCACCCAACACCAACCCAGAGAAGATCTTCTCCATCTGTGTCATGCTCATTGGCT CTCTGATGTATGCCAGTATCTTTGGTAACGTGTCGGCCATCATTCAGAGATTGTACTCAGGCACAGCACGTTACCACACCCAGATGCTGCGGGTCAAAGAGTTCATCCGTTTCCATCAGATCCCAGGAGGCCTGAGACAAAGGCTGGAGGAGTACTTCCAACATGCCTGGTCCTACACCAATGGCATTGACATGAACGCT GTTTTAAAGGGTTTCCCTGAGTGTCTGCAGGCTGACATCTGCCTCCATTTGAACCGCAGCTTGCTGCAGAACTGCAGGGCTTTTCGAGGTGCCAACAAAGGCTGCCTGCGGGCTCTGGCCATGCGATTCAAGACAACCCACGCTCCGCCGGGTGACACTGTGGTCCACAGTGGGGACATTCTCACCGCCCTCTACTTCATTTCTAGAGGTTCTATAGAGATTCTCAGGGACGATGTGGTTGTGGCCATACTAG GAAAGAACGACATATTCGGTGAACCCATCAGTCTGTATGGGAGGCCAGGTAAATCCAGCGCTGACGTCAGGGCTTTGACCTACTGCGACCTTCACAAGATCCTGAGAGACGACCTGCTGGAAGTGTTGGACATGTATCCCGACTTCTCCGACATGTTCTGGAACAACTTGGAGATCACCTTCAACCTGAGAGAT GCAGATAGAATACACCAGCCAACCCAGGGCAGGGAGTCTGAATGTGGCTACCGCCGGACAAGGCATCGGAGAAGCTCCCTGCGTCGTCGAAACCGACCAG ACGGCATGGACCGTGAAGACTCTTACCCCAATCAGTCCTGTCCAATGGCAAACCACCAGGGCACAATGGCAGGATCCCTTTGGGAAGACCTCTGCAGCAGCGCTAGTATCTGTTCGCAGTCTAGTGATGAGGAGATGAAGCCTATGGGACAAAGCAATGGGGAGCTGTACCCCACCAGGGGGGACACAAGAGACTACCCCCCAGCAGCAGTCAACCTCTTGCCTCACAGTGGACCCTCAGCAGGGATGGGACCACCTGTAGACCCCGGAGGACCACAATACTCAG cagcagcccCCATCAACATGCCCGGCCTATATGACTACTGGCCAGACCGCAGAGCCAGCCAGTTCTCCGACAGCCAGAGACGTTTGTCCTCAGTCAGGGCCAGTTTTCACCCTCCACCCTGCGCTGAGGACAGGCCCAGTGAGCTGGAGTCCAGACTGGAGCTGCTACAGTCCCAGTTAAATAG GCTGGAGACCCGTATGACAGCAGACATCAATGTGATCCTGCAGCTTCTCCAGAGGCAGATGGCCCCGGTGCCTCCAGCCTACAGTGCTGTGTCCCCCAGCCCTCACCCGCCTCACCCCACCACCCTATACAGCACAGCAACGCCCACAATCCACACTGTCCCTCCAATCCAGCCAGTACCTATCGACAGCACTGCCTCACTCCTAAAG AGTCCAGACTCTGACTTCAACCACAAATCCAAGGACTCTCTGTCCAGCGGGATCCATCTCACTGTGGCCTCTGATGACACCATGTCCATGTCACCGGAGGCCGACCCACCACATCTGCACTCTGTGGACCTCACCCCACCTAAATTGTCAGGGGCCCTAGAGCCACTCGGACTGCTATGTGCCAGCCAGCGTTTCCCCTCCCTTCCTGAGCACCTGGAGATCTCCACAGAGATGCAGGAGGTCCAGAGGCATTTCTCTGACCCTGTCCTGCCAGGCAGCTAG
- the kcnh6a gene encoding potassium voltage-gated channel subfamily H member 6a isoform X6 — protein MPVRRGHVALQNTYLDTIIRKFDGQNRKFVIANAQMKNCGIIYCNEGFCQMFGFARAEIMQQPCTCQFLVGPGTMKSALAQLAQALLGSEERKVEILYYDKEGTCRPCLVDIVPVKSEEGLVIMFILDFQELIDPTLKKSGLRQRVTQGLFYCQNRRLKMRLPVLRSFRQSSLSKDQFEGVVVDYLQPNSEEVPLKEFRIPSKESCMQSETEALIEQDLDPPSPAVQSSTKRRSLLTDRLDPGNAFPRGTLPRSCSRDSVRSLRRASSLDDIDGMRAEWSSQPGDSRANSNRKPSTLNSTSDSDLMRHRTISGIPQVTLTFGTDRMRPPSPTEIEIIAPSKIKDRTQNVTEKVTHVTQVLSLGADVLPEYKLQAPRIHKWTILHYSPFKAVWDWIILLLVIYTAIFTPYSAAFLLNEVEEERRRTCGYTCNPLNVVDLVVDVMFIVDILINFRTTYVNHNDEVVSQPGRIAQHYFKGWFLIDIVAAIPFDLLIFRSGSEEPQTTTLIGLLKTARLLRLVRVARKLDRYSEYGAAVLFLLMCTFALIAHWLACIWYAIGNVERTGSARIGGMKIGWLDNLADQIGKQYNDSDIASGPSIKDKYVTALYFTFSSLTSVGFGNVSPNTNPEKIFSICVMLIGSLMYASIFGNVSAIIQRLYSGTARYHTQMLRVKEFIRFHQIPGGLRQRLEEYFQHAWSYTNGIDMNAVLKGFPECLQADICLHLNRSLLQNCRAFRGANKGCLRALAMRFKTTHAPPGDTVVHSGDILTALYFISRGSIEILRDDVVVAILGKNDIFGEPISLYGRPGKSSADVRALTYCDLHKILRDDLLEVLDMYPDFSDMFWNNLEITFNLRDADRIHQPTQGRESECGYRRTRHRRSSLRRRNRPDGMDREDSYPNQSCPMANHQGTMAGSLWEDLCSSASICSQSSDEEMKPMGQSNGELYPTRGDTRDYPPAAVNLLPHSGPSAGMGPPVDPGGPQYSAAAPINMPGLYDYWPDRRASQFSDSQRRLSSVRASFHPPPCAEDRPSELESRLELLQSQLNRLETRMTADINVILQLLQRQMAPVPPAYSAVSPSPHPPHPTTLYSTATPTIHTVPPIQPVPIDSTASLLKSPDSDFNHKSKDSLSSGIHLTVASDDTMSMSPEADPPHLHSVDLTPPKLSGALEPLGLLCASQRFPSLPEHLEISTEMQEVQRHFSDPVLPGS, from the exons ATCGCAAGTTTGTGATTGCCAACGCCCAGATGAAGAACTGTGGCATCATCTACTGCAACGAAGGCTTCTGCCAGATGTTTGGTTTCGCCAGGGCGGAGATCATGCAGCAGCCCTGTACCTGCCAGTTCTTGGTGGGTCCAGGCACCATGAAAAGCGCCCTGGCCCAGCTTGCACAGGCCCTGCTCGGCTCCGAGGAGCGCAAGGTGGAGATCCTCTACTACGATAAGGAAG GGACCTGTAGACCGTGCCTGGTGGACATTGTCCCTGTAAAAAGCGAGGAAGGCCTTGTCATCATGTTCATCCTCGACTTCCAGGAGCTGATTGATCCTACTCTCAAGAAGTCAGGCCTCAGGCAGAGAGTCACCCAAGgacttttttact GCCAGAATCGCAGGTTGAAGATGAGGCTGCCAGTTCTGCGGTCCTTTCGACAATCTTCACTTTCCAAAGATCAGTTTGAAGGAGTGGTAGTGGACTACCTGCAG CCAAACAGCGAGGAAGTCCCCCTCAAAGAGTTTCGGATCCCGTCCAAGGAGAGCTGCATGCAGTCTGAGACAGAAGCCCTGATAGAACAGGACTTGGATCCTCCCTCCCCTGCAGTCCAGTCCTCCACAAAGCGGCGCTCCCTGCTGACAGACCGCCTGGACCCTGGCAACGCCTTCCCTAGGGGGACGTTACCTCGAAGCTGTTCTCGGGACAGCGTCCGCAGCCTCCGACGCGCCTCGTCACTGGATGACATTGATGGCATGAGGGCAGAATGGAGCAGTCAACCTGGAGACTCCCGAGCCAACAGCA ATCGGAAGCCCAGCACTCTGAACTCCACGTCAGACTCGGACCTGATGAGACATCGGACCATCAGCGGCATCCCTCAGGTTACTCTGACCTTCGGCACTGACCGAATGAGACCTCCCTCGCCCACCGAGATTGAAATCATTGCACCCAGCAAGATTAAAGACCGAACTCAGAATGTCACCGAAAAGGTCACTCACGTGACTCAG GTGCTGTCTCTCGGTGCTGATGTGCTGCCAGAGTACAAGCTCCAAGCCCCACGCATCCACAAATGGACCATCCTTCACTATAGCCCCTTCAAAGCTGTATGGGACTGGATCATCCTGCTGCTGGTCATCTACACCGCCATCTTCACACCGTACTCGGCTGCCTTCCTTCTTAACGAGGTGGAGGAAGAGCGGAGGAGAACCTGCGGCTACACCTGCAACCCGCTCAACGTGGTGGACCTGGTGGTGGATGTCATGTTCATCGTGGACATCCTCATCAACTTCAGGACCACCTACGTCAACCACAACGACGAGGTGGTCAGCCAGCCGGGACGCATTGCGCAGCACTACTTCAAGGGCTGGTTCCTCATCGACATCGTGGCTGCCATCCCCTTCGATCTGCTCATATTCCGTTCCGGGTCTGAGGAG CCTCAGACAACCACTCTTATTGGATTACTGAAAACAGCCAGACTGCTGAGGTTAGTACGAGTGGCAAGGAAGTTGGACCGCTACTCAGAATATGGAGCTGCTGTCCTTTTCCTTCTCATGTGCACCTTTGCCCTCATCGCTCATTGGCTGGCCTGTATCTGGTATGCAATCGGCAACGTGGAGCGCACAGGTTCTGCCCGCATCGGAGGCATGAAGATCGGCTGGCTGGACAACCTGGCTGACCAGATTGGTAAACAGTACAATGACAGTGATATAGCCTCGGGGCCCTCAATCAAGGACAAGTATGTTACAGCCCTGTACTTCACCTTCAGCAGCCTGACCAGTGTGGGTTTTGGGAACGTCTCACCCAACACCAACCCAGAGAAGATCTTCTCCATCTGTGTCATGCTCATTGGCT CTCTGATGTATGCCAGTATCTTTGGTAACGTGTCGGCCATCATTCAGAGATTGTACTCAGGCACAGCACGTTACCACACCCAGATGCTGCGGGTCAAAGAGTTCATCCGTTTCCATCAGATCCCAGGAGGCCTGAGACAAAGGCTGGAGGAGTACTTCCAACATGCCTGGTCCTACACCAATGGCATTGACATGAACGCT GTTTTAAAGGGTTTCCCTGAGTGTCTGCAGGCTGACATCTGCCTCCATTTGAACCGCAGCTTGCTGCAGAACTGCAGGGCTTTTCGAGGTGCCAACAAAGGCTGCCTGCGGGCTCTGGCCATGCGATTCAAGACAACCCACGCTCCGCCGGGTGACACTGTGGTCCACAGTGGGGACATTCTCACCGCCCTCTACTTCATTTCTAGAGGTTCTATAGAGATTCTCAGGGACGATGTGGTTGTGGCCATACTAG GAAAGAACGACATATTCGGTGAACCCATCAGTCTGTATGGGAGGCCAGGTAAATCCAGCGCTGACGTCAGGGCTTTGACCTACTGCGACCTTCACAAGATCCTGAGAGACGACCTGCTGGAAGTGTTGGACATGTATCCCGACTTCTCCGACATGTTCTGGAACAACTTGGAGATCACCTTCAACCTGAGAGAT GCAGATAGAATACACCAGCCAACCCAGGGCAGGGAGTCTGAATGTGGCTACCGCCGGACAAGGCATCGGAGAAGCTCCCTGCGTCGTCGAAACCGACCAG ACGGCATGGACCGTGAAGACTCTTACCCCAATCAGTCCTGTCCAATGGCAAACCACCAGGGCACAATGGCAGGATCCCTTTGGGAAGACCTCTGCAGCAGCGCTAGTATCTGTTCGCAGTCTAGTGATGAGGAGATGAAGCCTATGGGACAAAGCAATGGGGAGCTGTACCCCACCAGGGGGGACACAAGAGACTACCCCCCAGCAGCAGTCAACCTCTTGCCTCACAGTGGACCCTCAGCAGGGATGGGACCACCTGTAGACCCCGGAGGACCACAATACTCAG cagcagcccCCATCAACATGCCCGGCCTATATGACTACTGGCCAGACCGCAGAGCCAGCCAGTTCTCCGACAGCCAGAGACGTTTGTCCTCAGTCAGGGCCAGTTTTCACCCTCCACCCTGCGCTGAGGACAGGCCCAGTGAGCTGGAGTCCAGACTGGAGCTGCTACAGTCCCAGTTAAATAG GCTGGAGACCCGTATGACAGCAGACATCAATGTGATCCTGCAGCTTCTCCAGAGGCAGATGGCCCCGGTGCCTCCAGCCTACAGTGCTGTGTCCCCCAGCCCTCACCCGCCTCACCCCACCACCCTATACAGCACAGCAACGCCCACAATCCACACTGTCCCTCCAATCCAGCCAGTACCTATCGACAGCACTGCCTCACTCCTAAAG AGTCCAGACTCTGACTTCAACCACAAATCCAAGGACTCTCTGTCCAGCGGGATCCATCTCACTGTGGCCTCTGATGACACCATGTCCATGTCACCGGAGGCCGACCCACCACATCTGCACTCTGTGGACCTCACCCCACCTAAATTGTCAGGGGCCCTAGAGCCACTCGGACTGCTATGTGCCAGCCAGCGTTTCCCCTCCCTTCCTGAGCACCTGGAGATCTCCACAGAGATGCAGGAGGTCCAGAGGCATTTCTCTGACCCTGTCCTGCCAGGCAGCTAG
- the kcnh6a gene encoding potassium voltage-gated channel subfamily H member 6a isoform X4, producing MPVRRGHVALQNTYLDTIIRKFDGQNRKFVIANAQMKNCGIIYCNEGFCQMFGFARAEIMQQPCTCQFLVGPGTMKSALAQLAQALLGSEERKVEILYYDKEGTCRPCLVDIVPVKSEEGLVIMFILDFQELIDPTLKKSGLRQRVTQGLFYCQNRRLKMRLPVLRSFRQSSLSKDQFEGVVVDYLQPNSEEVPLKEFRIPSKESCMQSETEALIEQDLDPPSPAVQSSTKRRSLLTDRLDPGNAFPRGTLPRSCSRDSVRSLRRASSLDDIDGMRAEWSSQPGDSRANSSECLMDTASTSVGIRDRKPSTLNSTSDSDLMRHRTISGIPQVTLTFGTDRMRPPSPTEIEIIAPSKIKDRTQNVTEKVTHVTQVLSLGADVLPEYKLQAPRIHKWTILHYSPFKAVWDWIILLLVIYTAIFTPYSAAFLLNEVEEERRRTCGYTCNPLNVVDLVVDVMFIVDILINFRTTYVNHNDEVVSQPGRIAQHYFKGWFLIDIVAAIPFDLLIFRSGSEEPQTTTLIGLLKTARLLRLVRVARKLDRYSEYGAAVLFLLMCTFALIAHWLACIWYAIGNVERTGSARIGGMKIGWLDNLADQIGKQYNDSDIASGPSIKDKYVTALYFTFSSLTSVGFGNVSPNTNPEKIFSICVMLIGSLMYASIFGNVSAIIQRLYSGTARYHTQMLRVKEFIRFHQIPGGLRQRLEEYFQHAWSYTNGIDMNAVLKGFPECLQADICLHLNRSLLQNCRAFRGANKGCLRALAMRFKTTHAPPGDTVVHSGDILTALYFISRGSIEILRDDVVVAILGKNDIFGEPISLYGRPGKSSADVRALTYCDLHKILRDDLLEVLDMYPDFSDMFWNNLEITFNLRDADRIHQPTQGRESECGYRRTRHRRSSLRRRNRPDGMDREDSYPNQSCPMANHQGTMAGSLWEDLCSSASICSQSSDEEMKPMGQSNGELYPTRGDTRDYPPAAVNLLPHSGPSAGMGPPVDPGGPQYSAAPINMPGLYDYWPDRRASQFSDSQRRLSSVRASFHPPPCAEDRPSELESRLELLQSQLNRLETRMTADINVILQLLQRQMAPVPPAYSAVSPSPHPPHPTTLYSTATPTIHTVPPIQPVPIDSTASLLKSPDSDFNHKSKDSLSSGIHLTVASDDTMSMSPEADPPHLHSVDLTPPKLSGALEPLGLLCASQRFPSLPEHLEISTEMQEVQRHFSDPVLPGS from the exons ATCGCAAGTTTGTGATTGCCAACGCCCAGATGAAGAACTGTGGCATCATCTACTGCAACGAAGGCTTCTGCCAGATGTTTGGTTTCGCCAGGGCGGAGATCATGCAGCAGCCCTGTACCTGCCAGTTCTTGGTGGGTCCAGGCACCATGAAAAGCGCCCTGGCCCAGCTTGCACAGGCCCTGCTCGGCTCCGAGGAGCGCAAGGTGGAGATCCTCTACTACGATAAGGAAG GGACCTGTAGACCGTGCCTGGTGGACATTGTCCCTGTAAAAAGCGAGGAAGGCCTTGTCATCATGTTCATCCTCGACTTCCAGGAGCTGATTGATCCTACTCTCAAGAAGTCAGGCCTCAGGCAGAGAGTCACCCAAGgacttttttact GCCAGAATCGCAGGTTGAAGATGAGGCTGCCAGTTCTGCGGTCCTTTCGACAATCTTCACTTTCCAAAGATCAGTTTGAAGGAGTGGTAGTGGACTACCTGCAG CCAAACAGCGAGGAAGTCCCCCTCAAAGAGTTTCGGATCCCGTCCAAGGAGAGCTGCATGCAGTCTGAGACAGAAGCCCTGATAGAACAGGACTTGGATCCTCCCTCCCCTGCAGTCCAGTCCTCCACAAAGCGGCGCTCCCTGCTGACAGACCGCCTGGACCCTGGCAACGCCTTCCCTAGGGGGACGTTACCTCGAAGCTGTTCTCGGGACAGCGTCCGCAGCCTCCGACGCGCCTCGTCACTGGATGACATTGATGGCATGAGGGCAGAATGGAGCAGTCAACCTGGAGACTCCCGAGCCAACAGCAGTGAGTGTCTGATGGACACTGCAAGCACCTCAGTGGGAATTAGAG ATCGGAAGCCCAGCACTCTGAACTCCACGTCAGACTCGGACCTGATGAGACATCGGACCATCAGCGGCATCCCTCAGGTTACTCTGACCTTCGGCACTGACCGAATGAGACCTCCCTCGCCCACCGAGATTGAAATCATTGCACCCAGCAAGATTAAAGACCGAACTCAGAATGTCACCGAAAAGGTCACTCACGTGACTCAG GTGCTGTCTCTCGGTGCTGATGTGCTGCCAGAGTACAAGCTCCAAGCCCCACGCATCCACAAATGGACCATCCTTCACTATAGCCCCTTCAAAGCTGTATGGGACTGGATCATCCTGCTGCTGGTCATCTACACCGCCATCTTCACACCGTACTCGGCTGCCTTCCTTCTTAACGAGGTGGAGGAAGAGCGGAGGAGAACCTGCGGCTACACCTGCAACCCGCTCAACGTGGTGGACCTGGTGGTGGATGTCATGTTCATCGTGGACATCCTCATCAACTTCAGGACCACCTACGTCAACCACAACGACGAGGTGGTCAGCCAGCCGGGACGCATTGCGCAGCACTACTTCAAGGGCTGGTTCCTCATCGACATCGTGGCTGCCATCCCCTTCGATCTGCTCATATTCCGTTCCGGGTCTGAGGAG CCTCAGACAACCACTCTTATTGGATTACTGAAAACAGCCAGACTGCTGAGGTTAGTACGAGTGGCAAGGAAGTTGGACCGCTACTCAGAATATGGAGCTGCTGTCCTTTTCCTTCTCATGTGCACCTTTGCCCTCATCGCTCATTGGCTGGCCTGTATCTGGTATGCAATCGGCAACGTGGAGCGCACAGGTTCTGCCCGCATCGGAGGCATGAAGATCGGCTGGCTGGACAACCTGGCTGACCAGATTGGTAAACAGTACAATGACAGTGATATAGCCTCGGGGCCCTCAATCAAGGACAAGTATGTTACAGCCCTGTACTTCACCTTCAGCAGCCTGACCAGTGTGGGTTTTGGGAACGTCTCACCCAACACCAACCCAGAGAAGATCTTCTCCATCTGTGTCATGCTCATTGGCT CTCTGATGTATGCCAGTATCTTTGGTAACGTGTCGGCCATCATTCAGAGATTGTACTCAGGCACAGCACGTTACCACACCCAGATGCTGCGGGTCAAAGAGTTCATCCGTTTCCATCAGATCCCAGGAGGCCTGAGACAAAGGCTGGAGGAGTACTTCCAACATGCCTGGTCCTACACCAATGGCATTGACATGAACGCT GTTTTAAAGGGTTTCCCTGAGTGTCTGCAGGCTGACATCTGCCTCCATTTGAACCGCAGCTTGCTGCAGAACTGCAGGGCTTTTCGAGGTGCCAACAAAGGCTGCCTGCGGGCTCTGGCCATGCGATTCAAGACAACCCACGCTCCGCCGGGTGACACTGTGGTCCACAGTGGGGACATTCTCACCGCCCTCTACTTCATTTCTAGAGGTTCTATAGAGATTCTCAGGGACGATGTGGTTGTGGCCATACTAG GAAAGAACGACATATTCGGTGAACCCATCAGTCTGTATGGGAGGCCAGGTAAATCCAGCGCTGACGTCAGGGCTTTGACCTACTGCGACCTTCACAAGATCCTGAGAGACGACCTGCTGGAAGTGTTGGACATGTATCCCGACTTCTCCGACATGTTCTGGAACAACTTGGAGATCACCTTCAACCTGAGAGAT GCAGATAGAATACACCAGCCAACCCAGGGCAGGGAGTCTGAATGTGGCTACCGCCGGACAAGGCATCGGAGAAGCTCCCTGCGTCGTCGAAACCGACCAG ACGGCATGGACCGTGAAGACTCTTACCCCAATCAGTCCTGTCCAATGGCAAACCACCAGGGCACAATGGCAGGATCCCTTTGGGAAGACCTCTGCAGCAGCGCTAGTATCTGTTCGCAGTCTAGTGATGAGGAGATGAAGCCTATGGGACAAAGCAATGGGGAGCTGTACCCCACCAGGGGGGACACAAGAGACTACCCCCCAGCAGCAGTCAACCTCTTGCCTCACAGTGGACCCTCAGCAGGGATGGGACCACCTGTAGACCCCGGAGGACCACAATACTCAG cagcccCCATCAACATGCCCGGCCTATATGACTACTGGCCAGACCGCAGAGCCAGCCAGTTCTCCGACAGCCAGAGACGTTTGTCCTCAGTCAGGGCCAGTTTTCACCCTCCACCCTGCGCTGAGGACAGGCCCAGTGAGCTGGAGTCCAGACTGGAGCTGCTACAGTCCCAGTTAAATAG GCTGGAGACCCGTATGACAGCAGACATCAATGTGATCCTGCAGCTTCTCCAGAGGCAGATGGCCCCGGTGCCTCCAGCCTACAGTGCTGTGTCCCCCAGCCCTCACCCGCCTCACCCCACCACCCTATACAGCACAGCAACGCCCACAATCCACACTGTCCCTCCAATCCAGCCAGTACCTATCGACAGCACTGCCTCACTCCTAAAG AGTCCAGACTCTGACTTCAACCACAAATCCAAGGACTCTCTGTCCAGCGGGATCCATCTCACTGTGGCCTCTGATGACACCATGTCCATGTCACCGGAGGCCGACCCACCACATCTGCACTCTGTGGACCTCACCCCACCTAAATTGTCAGGGGCCCTAGAGCCACTCGGACTGCTATGTGCCAGCCAGCGTTTCCCCTCCCTTCCTGAGCACCTGGAGATCTCCACAGAGATGCAGGAGGTCCAGAGGCATTTCTCTGACCCTGTCCTGCCAGGCAGCTAG